In Methylacidiphilum infernorum V4, a single window of DNA contains:
- a CDS encoding glycosyl hydrolase family 28-related protein, whose amino-acid sequence MKIFFHFFSFYCFLWFSSVAYSKSSSFWVSEPVEPADGVIVYGWGFVPKEEVLLWSVPDDDPKTGYVPFSFPNEKKVSLSPIQVSEQSIKFEIPAVFPPGIFGVEIAENRFLINRPQIEWCQPSRLLPGLKQDEAYPGSELCLIGRNILLSPEDVQKLKVMVVPKKGTQPTFLETLEAEKYCCRVKIPETLPVGEYDLFIHNGHGGQSGWSEAFLLRVVNPTAWPSKIFNIKEYGAKGDGLSDDSEALRKVLKAAESNGGGIVYIPAGTYKVGGSFFIPPKTLIEGDGTDFSWLNWPENEPHGEEDFIPAALFSSGQFALEELSIRVRNAKRVLVDRSALGDEELLGNAKDWEDLSLVFQGKIPFSKDLSDVFLRNIRIQFLPFYGYPHGSVVNGPLWKILRWGLEGVPGVGFSLALGSLENVEISGCEIIGCRQRAVHLKNGRITQNSFYNPMGAFCWTEMGGERLFVEDNWFSDESTVYRRLAPLRFMYVAHNQFSEFGRGSRLALSIDLGFPMGKKKTDPLAKIQPLKATIAGTEIIFKEGNFAKDSLVDQQILIVEEDNKEPLPRKVIANSERKLSLDQGTSLPLNKEIAVYFLPWSSPFAAPVESSEASETKILGKNVLPGLVGLDVLVVSGKGAGQLRKVTAQNSNAIRVDRPWDVPPDFSSLLFFYQWEGKSIFFENQAQDCRFLFPLSGFAYDVLFDGNQLRRSQGLIAQGGYFIQWLNNVLDVAVNYPLVENRELLRSRIKSPDFGTLGFLIDQKMGGATMVPFETIRGGVMRSNRLAFGQRIVVGIDHGGESASAQAVVGKDLLIDHNWFEHGPVGIEIGGGIRQAVVRRNLYFDVKEPLRIKEKKEIVIKD is encoded by the coding sequence TTGAAGATATTTTTTCATTTCTTTTCTTTTTATTGTTTCTTGTGGTTTTCTTCTGTTGCTTATTCGAAATCGAGCTCCTTCTGGGTATCCGAGCCGGTAGAACCCGCTGATGGGGTGATCGTTTATGGTTGGGGGTTTGTTCCTAAAGAAGAGGTATTGCTTTGGTCCGTCCCCGACGACGATCCTAAAACCGGCTATGTACCTTTTTCTTTTCCCAATGAAAAAAAAGTTTCACTTAGCCCGATCCAGGTATCTGAACAGTCTATAAAATTTGAGATTCCTGCCGTTTTCCCCCCGGGAATCTTCGGAGTAGAGATTGCCGAAAATCGGTTTTTGATCAATCGGCCGCAAATAGAATGGTGCCAGCCAAGCAGGCTGCTTCCCGGCTTAAAACAAGATGAAGCCTATCCAGGATCGGAGTTGTGTCTCATCGGTCGCAATATTCTTTTATCTCCAGAAGACGTTCAAAAATTGAAGGTCATGGTTGTTCCCAAAAAAGGGACTCAACCTACATTTCTTGAAACCCTTGAAGCCGAAAAATACTGCTGCCGGGTTAAAATCCCTGAAACATTGCCCGTGGGAGAATACGATCTATTCATTCATAACGGCCATGGAGGGCAATCCGGTTGGAGTGAAGCCTTCCTGCTCCGGGTTGTTAATCCCACGGCATGGCCATCCAAGATTTTCAATATTAAAGAATATGGGGCAAAAGGAGACGGCCTAAGTGATGATTCAGAAGCTTTGCGGAAGGTCTTGAAGGCGGCGGAGTCCAACGGGGGAGGGATAGTCTACATTCCAGCAGGAACATACAAGGTAGGAGGGAGTTTCTTCATTCCCCCAAAGACTTTAATAGAAGGAGATGGAACGGATTTCTCATGGTTAAATTGGCCTGAAAATGAACCCCATGGCGAGGAAGATTTCATTCCTGCTGCCCTTTTTTCTTCTGGACAGTTTGCCCTCGAAGAGTTGTCGATCAGGGTTAGGAATGCCAAGCGTGTCCTGGTCGATCGATCTGCCCTGGGTGACGAGGAACTTTTAGGCAATGCTAAAGATTGGGAAGATTTATCCCTTGTTTTTCAAGGAAAAATCCCTTTTTCTAAGGATCTTTCAGATGTATTCTTGCGCAATATCCGCATACAATTTCTCCCTTTCTATGGCTACCCCCATGGCTCTGTTGTCAACGGCCCCTTGTGGAAAATATTACGATGGGGGTTGGAGGGCGTGCCTGGAGTGGGTTTTTCACTCGCCCTAGGGAGTCTTGAGAATGTTGAGATTTCTGGCTGTGAGATTATCGGCTGCAGGCAGAGGGCTGTGCATTTAAAAAACGGCAGGATCACCCAAAATAGTTTTTATAACCCGATGGGCGCTTTTTGTTGGACCGAAATGGGCGGAGAAAGGCTATTTGTCGAAGATAACTGGTTTTCGGATGAATCGACTGTTTACAGGAGGCTTGCCCCCTTGAGGTTCATGTATGTTGCGCATAACCAGTTTTCTGAGTTTGGCCGCGGCAGTCGGCTGGCTTTGTCTATCGATCTTGGTTTTCCCATGGGGAAGAAAAAAACCGATCCTTTAGCCAAGATTCAACCTCTTAAAGCGACTATCGCGGGAACCGAGATTATTTTTAAAGAGGGAAATTTTGCCAAGGATTCTTTAGTGGACCAGCAGATACTCATCGTCGAGGAGGACAATAAAGAACCCCTACCCAGGAAAGTCATTGCCAATAGCGAACGGAAACTATCCCTTGATCAAGGAACTTCCTTGCCTTTAAATAAAGAGATAGCGGTTTATTTCCTTCCCTGGAGCAGTCCATTCGCGGCCCCTGTAGAGTCTTCTGAAGCATCGGAGACGAAAATATTGGGAAAAAATGTACTTCCCGGTCTTGTGGGGCTAGATGTCCTTGTTGTTTCGGGTAAAGGAGCCGGTCAACTGCGAAAGGTCACCGCTCAAAATTCCAATGCTATCCGCGTGGACAGGCCTTGGGATGTTCCTCCCGATTTTTCTAGTCTTTTGTTTTTTTATCAGTGGGAAGGAAAGTCGATTTTCTTCGAAAATCAGGCACAGGATTGCCGGTTTCTTTTCCCTTTAAGTGGCTTTGCCTACGACGTTCTATTCGATGGTAATCAACTGAGGCGATCCCAGGGATTAATCGCACAAGGAGGCTATTTCATCCAATGGCTTAACAATGTTTTGGACGTGGCCGTAAATTATCCTCTGGTTGAGAATAGAGAGCTTTTGCGGTCGAGGATAAAGAGCCCAGATTTTGGCACGCTGGGATTTCTTATAGATCAGAAAATGGGGGGTGCTACGATGGTCCCTTTCGAGACGATCCGGGGAGGAGTGATGAGGTCAAATCGCCTTGCCTTTGGACAGAGGATTGTTGTGGGCATAGACCACGGCGGGGAGAGTGCTTCCGCCCAGGCCGTGGTGGGGAAAGATCTGCTCATAGATCATAATTGGTTTGAACATGGGCCGGTGGGTATAGAGATAGGAGGAGGGATCCGACAAGCCGTAGTGAGGCGCAACCTCTATTTTGATGTTAAAGAGCCATTAAGGATCAAAGAAAAAAAAGAGATTGTTATAAAAGATTGA
- a CDS encoding NAD(P)/FAD-dependent oxidoreductase: MEKADCIIIGAGIAGATAGFHLAQKGLSVIILEKEACPGYHSTGRSAVFYRGSHGLPLVRALTRASKKFFESPPEPFTYPLTTPRNALFIARREKKELLEKWFLQNQAPELSLEKITPEKALDIVPILKRESVEGGAVLETAGKDIHQPDLLNGYLKGVVQKGGKIYFNAPVRNIEKQQVYWRVEAGKELFEGRILVNAAGAWADEIAKLASIPPLGIIPKKRTVITFEPPSPLSFSDWPMVIEIGEEFYFKPHHNEILASPADQTPSLPCDAKPNESDCLLAQKRIEKATTLKIQKINRKWAGLRSFVKDEIPVIGFDPDKAGFFWVAALGGSGIETSPAVGEISSCLVVGEDLPEAYSSLNLEIERYWPNRLKKE, from the coding sequence ATGGAAAAAGCGGACTGTATCATTATTGGGGCAGGCATTGCCGGAGCAACGGCCGGGTTTCACCTTGCACAAAAGGGACTTTCCGTCATTATCTTGGAGAAAGAGGCTTGCCCGGGTTATCACTCCACGGGAAGATCGGCGGTTTTTTACAGGGGTAGTCACGGGCTGCCCCTTGTCAGAGCCCTTACCCGTGCAAGTAAAAAGTTCTTCGAATCCCCGCCGGAGCCTTTTACTTATCCCCTTACTACTCCCCGAAATGCTTTATTTATTGCGAGAAGAGAAAAAAAAGAGCTTTTAGAAAAATGGTTTCTACAAAACCAAGCCCCTGAGCTTTCTCTTGAGAAAATCACCCCCGAAAAAGCCCTCGATATCGTTCCTATCTTGAAAAGGGAATCCGTGGAAGGGGGAGCCGTTCTTGAAACGGCCGGAAAGGATATCCATCAACCCGACCTCCTCAATGGATACCTCAAAGGAGTGGTCCAAAAAGGGGGGAAAATTTATTTCAATGCCCCGGTAAGAAATATTGAAAAGCAACAAGTATACTGGAGAGTGGAAGCCGGTAAAGAGCTTTTCGAGGGGAGAATCCTTGTCAATGCTGCGGGAGCCTGGGCCGATGAAATAGCCAAGTTAGCTTCCATACCCCCTCTAGGCATTATTCCCAAAAAAAGGACCGTGATTACGTTCGAGCCCCCTTCCCCTCTTTCCTTTTCCGATTGGCCTATGGTTATCGAAATCGGCGAAGAATTTTATTTCAAACCCCACCACAATGAAATATTGGCCTCTCCAGCTGATCAAACTCCCTCCCTACCTTGTGATGCAAAGCCGAACGAATCCGACTGCCTGCTGGCTCAAAAGAGGATAGAAAAGGCTACTACGCTTAAAATCCAAAAGATAAACAGGAAATGGGCGGGGCTCCGCTCTTTTGTCAAGGACGAGATTCCCGTCATCGGGTTTGATCCAGATAAAGCAGGTTTTTTCTGGGTAGCTGCACTCGGGGGTTCAGGTATAGAAACTTCACCCGCTGTTGGAGAAATATCATCATGCCTGGTTGTCGGTGAAGACCTTCCCGAGGCTTATTCTTCCCTCAACCTCGAAATCGAACGCTACTGGCCTAACCGTTTAAAAAAAGAATAA
- a CDS encoding mannose-1-phosphate guanylyltransferase, which produces MDNCFVFILAGGSGERFWPMSRADAPKHLIPFFSGKTLLEETIERVKGLVPDDNLYILTNSHQLSLIKRTVPGFPLERIIPEPEKKDTAAAASLAAAMAAKHSEEAVVILLPADSKIENKKAFQRQLRACFVFAKEERRIVAFSIPPRYPSTGFGYLKLDKSSYFLKEDEKFFPVVRFVEKPTMEYAQSYVKEGNYGWNAGLFIWSVKTFLDETSRWAPAFHQFILDYLKDPFGWKNKFIELPRISIDYALMEKTDKIFAIEAKFDWDDLGSWISAASYLESDEKGNKVKGKICAYESEENIVVSNSKLIALCGVKDLVVIESDQAILVCPKDKLQELKKLYSFLPPEVK; this is translated from the coding sequence GTGGATAATTGTTTTGTTTTTATCTTGGCTGGAGGCAGTGGCGAACGGTTCTGGCCGATGAGCCGAGCCGATGCTCCAAAACACTTGATTCCTTTTTTTTCTGGGAAAACCCTGCTTGAAGAAACTATAGAGAGAGTAAAGGGCTTGGTTCCCGATGACAATCTCTACATTTTGACCAATAGCCACCAGCTCTCCTTGATCAAGAGGACGGTGCCCGGCTTTCCTCTCGAAAGAATCATTCCTGAGCCTGAAAAAAAGGACACCGCCGCTGCAGCTTCTTTAGCCGCAGCCATGGCGGCAAAGCATTCGGAAGAGGCCGTTGTTATTCTTCTGCCTGCGGATAGTAAAATAGAGAACAAAAAAGCATTCCAGCGCCAACTCCGTGCTTGTTTTGTCTTTGCCAAGGAGGAGCGGAGGATTGTAGCCTTTTCTATTCCTCCAAGATACCCGTCTACAGGCTTCGGTTACTTGAAACTGGATAAATCAAGCTATTTTCTAAAGGAAGATGAAAAATTTTTTCCTGTCGTCCGCTTTGTGGAAAAGCCGACCATGGAATATGCGCAAAGCTACGTAAAGGAAGGAAACTATGGGTGGAATGCCGGTTTATTCATATGGTCGGTTAAAACATTCCTGGATGAAACTTCTAGGTGGGCTCCTGCGTTCCACCAATTCATTCTTGATTATTTAAAGGATCCTTTCGGATGGAAAAATAAATTTATCGAGCTTCCCAGGATATCCATCGATTATGCCTTGATGGAAAAAACCGATAAAATATTTGCTATAGAAGCTAAATTCGATTGGGATGATCTCGGCAGTTGGATATCAGCGGCTTCATATCTAGAAAGCGACGAAAAAGGCAACAAGGTTAAAGGGAAAATTTGCGCTTATGAATCCGAAGAAAACATTGTTGTCTCCAATTCCAAATTAATCGCTTTATGCGGCGTCAAGGATCTTGTCGTTATTGAATCTGACCAGGCTATTCTTGTCTGTCCAAAAGATAAATTGCAGGAATTAAAGAAACTGTATTCTTTTTTACCTCCGGAGGTTAAATAG
- the uvrB gene encoding excinuclease ABC subunit UvrB — MFDKNLERQFKVVSPFEPCGDQGKAIDELSRGIKAGKKHQVLLGVTGSGKTFTIAKCIEKVQKPTLVICHNKTLAAQLYSEYKQFFPDSAVEYFVSYFDYYQPEAYIPSTDTYIEKDSSVNTEIERLRLSATNSLLTRRDVIVVASVSCIYGLGSPEDYESLCCQVEVGQNISRNQFLAMLVEMLYERNDLQLTRGKFRVRGDVVEICHVSPDRGLRIEFFGDRIDRITEFELLTGRSLCRLQKELIFPASHFVTTSEKLKRAIGSIRRELDERIAELESKGKLLEAQRLRLRTENDLEMLEELGFCNGIENYSRHLSGRPAGSAPYTLLDFFPEDFLTVIDESHATIPQIQGMYEGDMSRKRTLVEHGFRLPSALDNRPLSFSEFEAKIGQVIYVSATPGEYELRQTGGQVIEQIIRPTGLLDPEVEVRPLEGQIDDVIKESSRRIKEGQRVLVLTLTKQTAEDLSDYLRELGFKVRYLHSELDAIERVEILRGLRAGDFDVLVGINLLREGLDLPEVSLVCILDADKEGYLRSEKSLIQIAGRAARHEKGKVILYADVMTQSIKKLIAVTNYRRAKQLQYNEEHGVTPRGVRAKELVSLHGLIRSEEKEIVHFKDTQAKMDYMELIKELGAAMIEASAKLEFEKAALFRDQIEELKRRLKGEKDPQADFTPIPLGKRGKKRSKKVLKQG; from the coding sequence ATGTTTGATAAAAACTTAGAGAGACAATTCAAGGTTGTTTCCCCTTTTGAACCCTGTGGAGATCAAGGAAAAGCCATAGATGAGCTTTCTCGTGGAATTAAGGCTGGAAAGAAACATCAAGTGCTCCTTGGGGTAACAGGATCGGGAAAAACTTTTACCATTGCCAAATGTATAGAAAAAGTGCAAAAACCCACCTTGGTCATTTGTCACAATAAGACTCTGGCAGCTCAACTATACAGCGAGTATAAACAATTTTTCCCCGATTCCGCCGTTGAATATTTTGTGTCCTATTTCGATTATTACCAACCCGAAGCTTACATACCGAGCACAGACACCTACATTGAAAAAGATTCGAGCGTCAACACCGAAATTGAAAGACTACGGCTTTCGGCAACAAACTCCCTATTGACACGGAGGGATGTGATCGTGGTTGCCAGTGTTTCCTGTATTTATGGTTTAGGATCTCCTGAGGATTACGAGAGCTTGTGTTGCCAGGTAGAGGTTGGACAGAATATATCCAGGAATCAGTTTTTAGCCATGCTCGTGGAGATGCTTTATGAAAGAAACGATTTGCAGTTAACTCGAGGTAAGTTTCGAGTAAGAGGAGATGTGGTTGAAATCTGCCACGTATCCCCGGATCGAGGGCTTAGGATAGAATTTTTTGGAGATCGGATCGATCGAATTACTGAATTTGAATTACTGACGGGAAGGAGCTTATGTAGGCTCCAAAAAGAATTGATATTTCCGGCAAGCCACTTTGTGACCACGTCTGAAAAATTAAAAAGGGCGATTGGGTCGATTAGGCGTGAACTTGACGAACGCATAGCGGAACTGGAGTCTAAAGGAAAGTTGTTGGAGGCTCAAAGATTGAGGTTGAGGACGGAGAACGACCTTGAAATGCTTGAAGAGCTGGGTTTTTGCAACGGCATAGAGAATTACAGTCGGCATTTAAGCGGGAGGCCTGCCGGTTCAGCTCCTTATACTTTGCTTGATTTTTTTCCTGAAGATTTTTTGACCGTCATAGATGAAAGTCATGCGACCATTCCCCAGATACAAGGGATGTATGAAGGAGATATGTCTAGGAAAAGGACCCTCGTTGAGCATGGCTTTAGATTGCCTTCTGCCTTGGATAACAGGCCGTTGTCATTTTCCGAGTTTGAGGCTAAAATCGGGCAGGTGATTTATGTTTCGGCTACTCCTGGAGAATATGAATTGAGACAGACCGGCGGCCAAGTGATTGAACAAATTATCAGGCCTACCGGATTATTGGATCCTGAAGTTGAGGTTCGCCCTCTTGAAGGACAGATTGACGACGTAATTAAAGAAAGCTCCAGGCGGATCAAAGAAGGACAAAGGGTGCTCGTACTTACCCTGACGAAGCAGACGGCCGAGGATTTATCGGATTATCTTAGAGAACTCGGTTTTAAAGTACGTTATCTTCATTCCGAACTCGACGCTATAGAAAGGGTGGAAATATTACGTGGACTAAGGGCAGGGGATTTTGATGTTCTTGTAGGGATAAATCTCTTGAGAGAGGGGCTGGACCTGCCGGAAGTTTCTTTAGTGTGCATTCTTGACGCAGACAAGGAGGGATATTTAAGGTCCGAAAAATCCCTTATCCAGATTGCCGGAAGAGCTGCCCGTCATGAGAAGGGCAAAGTCATTCTTTATGCTGACGTCATGACCCAATCCATTAAAAAGCTCATCGCCGTGACCAATTATCGGAGAGCCAAGCAGCTACAGTATAACGAGGAGCATGGCGTCACTCCAAGGGGTGTCCGAGCAAAGGAATTGGTCAGCCTGCATGGACTGATAAGATCGGAAGAAAAAGAAATTGTCCACTTTAAAGATACCCAGGCTAAAATGGATTACATGGAGTTGATAAAGGAATTGGGTGCGGCGATGATCGAGGCTTCTGCAAAACTGGAATTTGAAAAGGCTGCTCTTTTCCGTGATCAAATTGAAGAGTTGAAAAGAAGATTGAAAGGGGAAAAAGATCCCCAAGCTGATTTTACTCCTATTCCCTTGGGGAAAAGAGGAAAGAAACGAAGCAAAAAAGTACTCAAGCAAGGGTAA
- a CDS encoding phage integrase N-terminal SAM-like domain-containing protein — MLSKGKNHATTEKVADCLRGAIRLCGYSIRTEIAYLHRYECFIRFHKLCHPSTMGEPEVEAFLTHLTAVEQVSASTQNQALSALLFPY, encoded by the coding sequence ATGCTGTCAAAAGGGAAAAATCACGCCACAACAGAAAAAGTTGCCGACTGCCTCCGCGGGGCAATTCGCCTGTGCGGCTACTCCATCCGCACTGAGATAGCCTATCTCCATAGGTACGAATGCTTCATCCGCTTCCACAAACTGTGCCACCCCTCTACCATGGGCGAACCAGAGGTTGAAGCCTTCCTCACCCATCTCACTGCCGTGGAGCAGGTCTCCGCTTCCACCCAAAACCAGGCCCTCTCCGCCCTTCTATTCCCCTACTAG
- a CDS encoding DJ-1/PfpI family protein, producing MAEKKILMIVGDFAEDYEVMVPFQFLCGIGHKVDAVCPGKTKGQKIATAIHDFETEQTYSEKRGHSFVLNADFEKVAAPEYDALVLPGGRAPEYLRLYPKVIEMVRHFFEQKKPVAAICHGIQLLTAAKVLSGYRLTAYPAVGPEVNLSGAEYVSVDFEDALLDKNLVTAPGWPAHPKWLSLFLSLLGTKVYP from the coding sequence ATGGCTGAAAAAAAGATTCTCATGATCGTTGGAGATTTTGCCGAAGATTACGAAGTCATGGTTCCCTTCCAGTTTCTTTGTGGAATAGGCCATAAGGTGGACGCCGTCTGTCCCGGTAAAACCAAAGGGCAGAAGATCGCTACGGCCATTCATGATTTTGAGACAGAACAGACCTATTCTGAAAAAAGGGGACATTCTTTTGTCTTGAATGCGGATTTTGAAAAAGTGGCCGCCCCGGAATACGACGCCCTTGTTCTCCCTGGTGGCCGTGCCCCGGAATATCTGCGCCTTTATCCAAAAGTCATTGAAATGGTCCGTCATTTTTTTGAGCAGAAAAAACCCGTAGCAGCCATCTGTCATGGCATACAGTTGCTCACGGCGGCAAAAGTGCTTTCGGGTTATCGGCTTACGGCTTATCCTGCAGTGGGGCCGGAGGTAAACTTGAGCGGGGCCGAGTATGTTTCGGTGGATTTTGAGGATGCACTCCTCGATAAGAACCTTGTTACGGCTCCGGGTTGGCCGGCTCATCCCAAGTGGCTATCCCTTTTCCTCTCCCTTTTAGGGACAAAAGTTTATCCTTGA
- the pyrH gene encoding UMP kinase, with the protein MEFFDDRNRTPVYKRILLKLSGEVLSGESEHLDLDVARKIAQQIAEIYSLGVGIGIVIGGGNIWRGSMAAHSEFLDRPTADYMGMLATIINGLALQGALEHLGIPTRVQTAIEVKNVAEPFIRRRAIRHLEKGRIVIFVAGTGNPFFSTDTAAALRASEIEAQVILKATKVEGVYDSDPKINPMAKRYEHLTYLDAIQNRLTIMDSTAFSLCMDNRIPIVVFDMFKPGNLKAVIFGAPVGTLVSDRQKSQIRR; encoded by the coding sequence ATGGAATTCTTTGACGATCGGAACAGAACACCCGTTTACAAAAGAATTCTTTTAAAGCTCAGCGGGGAGGTATTATCAGGTGAGTCTGAACATTTGGATCTGGATGTAGCCCGCAAGATCGCCCAACAGATTGCCGAAATTTATAGTTTAGGGGTGGGCATTGGGATCGTTATTGGCGGTGGAAACATATGGAGGGGTTCAATGGCTGCCCATTCAGAATTTTTGGATAGACCAACCGCCGATTACATGGGAATGCTCGCTACAATTATCAACGGACTGGCTTTGCAAGGAGCGCTCGAACACCTGGGCATTCCCACTCGAGTACAGACGGCCATCGAAGTGAAAAATGTAGCCGAGCCGTTCATCCGGAGAAGGGCAATAAGACATTTAGAAAAGGGCAGGATCGTTATTTTCGTGGCGGGAACAGGGAACCCTTTTTTTTCAACGGATACCGCGGCCGCATTAAGAGCGAGCGAAATCGAGGCGCAGGTTATTCTCAAAGCCACAAAAGTTGAAGGGGTCTATGATAGTGATCCCAAGATTAACCCTATGGCAAAACGATATGAGCATTTAACCTATCTTGATGCGATCCAAAATAGGCTGACCATCATGGATTCGACAGCCTTCTCTTTGTGCATGGATAATCGCATCCCGATAGTGGTTTTCGACATGTTCAAGCCGGGCAATCTCAAGGCCGTGATTTTTGGAGCCCCGGTGGGAACCTTGGTTTCCGACCGTCAAAAAAGCCAAATAAGAAGATAG
- a CDS encoding SfiI family type II restriction endonuclease has protein sequence MLLKPEDLQHDLDRLEEIEKVTLWLVVQAIYDYRETALEIFREEGDLVSDIGEDITREALDRLGMPRIDKRLFGKVDYKHACYLFHPDYAIKQALFVDSKAEKMSERGTATLQISQLSMVVKQIRSGQEVEVQGKMPTVITLRGEKYLTTTLFVKYNYDEEKSGVHTLKSIIVAAVPNGMLQERHNPTPQDTIWRAGRNAPSLGEEFRVCLKFSLLKQKATWHVQTIPMPPEPFHWSS, from the coding sequence ATGCTCCTAAAGCCTGAAGACCTTCAGCATGATTTGGATCGTCTTGAAGAAATCGAAAAAGTGACCCTGTGGCTTGTGGTCCAGGCGATCTATGACTACAGAGAAACGGCACTTGAAATCTTCCGCGAAGAAGGCGATCTGGTTTCGGACATCGGCGAAGATATAACGCGAGAGGCCCTAGATCGACTGGGGATGCCCAGGATTGACAAACGTTTGTTTGGTAAGGTGGATTACAAACATGCTTGTTACTTGTTTCACCCAGACTACGCAATCAAGCAAGCCCTTTTTGTGGATTCAAAAGCAGAGAAAATGAGTGAACGAGGCACGGCAACATTGCAGATATCGCAGCTCTCTATGGTTGTTAAACAAATTCGTTCCGGGCAAGAGGTAGAGGTTCAAGGCAAAATGCCAACGGTGATTACCTTGAGAGGCGAGAAATATTTGACCACAACTCTGTTTGTGAAATACAACTACGACGAGGAAAAAAGTGGCGTTCATACTCTCAAGAGTATCATTGTGGCTGCTGTTCCAAATGGCATGTTGCAAGAAAGGCACAATCCTACCCCACAAGATACGATTTGGAGGGCTGGACGCAATGCTCCTTCTTTGGGTGAAGAATTCAGGGTTTGTTTGAAGTTCTCGCTGCTAAAGCAAAAAGCAACTTGGCATGTCCAAACTATCCCGATGCCGCCTGAACCGTTCCACTGGAGTTCATGA
- a CDS encoding phosphoribosyltransferase: MPYRVFRDRKEAGRLLAEELLEYGGKPDVVVLALPRGGVEIGFVISQVLKLPLDIFVVRKIGVPWQQELAMGAIASGGIQVLNQSVINSLNIDEETIREATARELQELHRRENLYRRELPALSIENKRIILVDDGIATGSTVRAAVAAIRKLSPKEIVVAVPVAPPPVYNEMKKIADKLIILMTPEGFVGVGQWYENFSQLSDWDVCSMLRESRKETPGKGHEVLTNS; the protein is encoded by the coding sequence ATGCCTTATAGAGTTTTTCGTGATAGGAAAGAAGCGGGCAGGCTCTTGGCCGAAGAGCTTCTCGAATATGGGGGCAAGCCGGATGTGGTTGTCTTGGCTTTACCTCGGGGGGGCGTGGAAATCGGTTTTGTCATTTCCCAGGTTCTTAAGCTTCCCTTGGACATATTTGTTGTAAGGAAAATTGGGGTTCCTTGGCAACAGGAGCTGGCCATGGGGGCTATTGCTTCCGGAGGAATCCAGGTATTAAATCAGTCGGTGATCAACTCTTTAAATATTGATGAAGAAACCATTCGGGAAGCAACTGCTAGAGAACTCCAGGAATTGCATAGGAGAGAGAACCTTTATCGGAGAGAACTTCCCGCCCTATCCATAGAGAATAAAAGAATAATTTTAGTAGACGATGGCATAGCTACCGGTTCGACCGTGAGAGCAGCCGTTGCAGCTATAAGAAAATTATCGCCAAAAGAAATCGTTGTTGCTGTTCCCGTAGCTCCGCCACCTGTGTACAACGAAATGAAAAAAATTGCCGACAAGCTGATCATATTGATGACTCCAGAAGGGTTTGTGGGAGTTGGCCAGTGGTATGAAAATTTCAGCCAACTCTCCGATTGGGATGTTTGTTCGATGCTGAGGGAGTCCCGGAAGGAAACCCCTGGGAAAGGCCATGAAGTATTAACCAATTCCTGA
- the frr gene encoding ribosome recycling factor has product MSIEDVLLEAEEKMEKAVEKTRQELASLRSGKAHPEILSNVSVEAYETHMKLKDLAAITAPDANLLIVQPWDLTLVDSIRKAIEESKLGLNPIVDAKLIRIPIPPLSEERRLELIRVARKISEEGRVGIRAVRRHCLEELKKLEKEAHLSEDELERAEKEIQKLTDEYIEKIDRILAAKEKDLMKV; this is encoded by the coding sequence ATGAGTATCGAAGATGTCTTACTGGAGGCTGAGGAAAAAATGGAAAAGGCGGTTGAGAAAACTCGCCAGGAACTCGCTTCCTTGCGTTCCGGGAAAGCCCATCCGGAAATACTCTCCAATGTATCCGTTGAAGCTTACGAGACCCACATGAAATTAAAGGACCTGGCAGCGATTACAGCTCCAGATGCGAACTTGCTTATTGTTCAGCCTTGGGACCTGACCCTGGTTGACTCGATTCGTAAAGCGATAGAAGAATCGAAATTGGGTTTAAATCCTATCGTGGATGCCAAATTAATAAGGATTCCTATTCCTCCTTTATCCGAGGAAAGGAGGCTGGAACTGATAAGGGTAGCCAGGAAGATTTCTGAGGAAGGCAGGGTGGGGATTAGGGCTGTGCGGCGTCATTGCTTGGAAGAACTGAAAAAGCTTGAAAAAGAAGCCCATCTTAGCGAAGATGAGCTTGAGCGGGCGGAAAAAGAAATCCAAAAACTCACCGATGAGTATATAGAAAAGATAGATCGTATCCTGGCTGCAAAAGAAAAGGATCTCATGAAAGTGTAG